ATCGAATGTCATTCATCCAAGCCAACCTGATCCATCTCCTGGCCGCGATCTGGTTCATCATCTGCTGGGCCGGCTACACCCGTTACGCCTCATGGAAAGCCCGCGACACGGCCTGCCTGGCCAGTGTCATGCACCTGTACCGCGAAGACTGGATGCGCCGCATGCTGCTGCGCGACAACCGCATCGCCGATGCCAGCGTGATCGGCAACCTGGAGCGCAACGCATCGTTTTTTGCCTCCAGTACGTTGATTATCCTGGCGGGCATCCTGACGGTACTCGGGGCGTCCGACCGGGCGGTGTCGTTGCTGGCGGACCTGCCACTGGTGCAGCAGGCCTCCCAAGGCATGGCGGAACTGAAGCTTCTTTGCCTAGCGCTGGTGTTCGTCTACGCGTTCTTCACGTTCAGTTGGTGCATGCGCCAATACAACTTCGCGGCGGTCCTGGTGGGGTCGGCGCCGATGATCGGTGAGCGGCATGTGTCCGAGCAGGAGCGCAAGGCTTTTGCTTCAAGAGCCGCGCGGGTTATTTCAATGGCGGCCAACCAGTTCAACTTCGGCCTGCGTTCGTATTATTTCGGCATGACCATGTTGGCCTGGTTCGTCAGCCCCTGGTTATTCATGTTGATGAGTGCCGGCGTGGTCTTCGTGTTGTATCAGCGCGAGTTTCATTCGGATGTACTGGATGTGATGGTCTATACGCCTACCGAAGCGCCAGCGCCCGAGGCGGGCAAGGAAGCGGCCTGACGGCGCAGCAACTTTCCTGGATGCCAGATACAAGAAAACCCGCACCAGGCGGGTTTTCTTTTGCTGCCAAAACCGTATCAGTTGGTTTTAGGCGCGGTGGCAGGTGCTTGTTCCTGCTGGGCGGCGCTGTTCGATTCAGACTGAGCTTTGGCAGCTTCGGCGTTTTCTTTCGCCGCGTCGTTCACTTTATCCTGTGCTT
This genomic interval from Pseudomonas alvandae contains the following:
- a CDS encoding DUF599 domain-containing protein, whose product is MSFIQANLIHLLAAIWFIICWAGYTRYASWKARDTACLASVMHLYREDWMRRMLLRDNRIADASVIGNLERNASFFASSTLIILAGILTVLGASDRAVSLLADLPLVQQASQGMAELKLLCLALVFVYAFFTFSWCMRQYNFAAVLVGSAPMIGERHVSEQERKAFASRAARVISMAANQFNFGLRSYYFGMTMLAWFVSPWLFMLMSAGVVFVLYQREFHSDVLDVMVYTPTEAPAPEAGKEAA